The Pelosinus sp. IPA-1 genome contains a region encoding:
- a CDS encoding substrate-binding domain-containing protein, whose translation MKKKFTLLIAMSLLLSLVAAGCGSSQTQAPKTSEKMNVGVVVKALNSDYWKIVEFGAKAAGDKYGVEVKVLGPNAETDVTGQISLIEDQVTRKVSALVVAPSQSASAIPVFERAKTAKIPVILADTDASWNDKVSFVGTGNLNGGKIAGEYFGKKLPKGSKVVILRGALGDPTHDERVNGCIEGLKAAGLEVAVIQPANSERSMAVTVIENILQSKQEFAGVFATNDDMALGAAKALEDGGKKMVVVGFDGSPDALASISAGKLNASVAQSPYNIGFKGVEAAVKAAKGEAVEKRIDTGTEIIDVDNVKQKSEELKKILGK comes from the coding sequence ATGAAAAAAAAGTTTACGTTACTAATAGCAATGTCCTTACTACTTTCTTTGGTGGCTGCTGGCTGCGGTAGTTCTCAAACGCAAGCCCCAAAAACAAGCGAGAAAATGAATGTTGGCGTAGTTGTTAAAGCACTAAATAGCGATTATTGGAAAATAGTGGAATTCGGAGCGAAAGCAGCTGGGGATAAATATGGTGTTGAAGTAAAAGTTCTTGGCCCTAATGCAGAGACTGATGTAACGGGTCAGATCTCGTTGATTGAAGATCAAGTTACTAGAAAAGTAAGTGCATTGGTGGTAGCGCCTTCCCAATCAGCAAGTGCTATTCCAGTTTTTGAACGAGCAAAGACGGCTAAAATTCCGGTAATTCTAGCAGATACAGATGCTTCTTGGAATGATAAGGTTTCCTTTGTTGGAACGGGAAATTTGAATGGTGGTAAAATTGCTGGCGAATATTTTGGAAAAAAACTTCCTAAGGGTTCAAAAGTCGTTATCTTGCGTGGTGCCTTAGGTGATCCTACTCATGATGAACGAGTAAACGGCTGCATTGAAGGGTTAAAAGCTGCAGGTCTAGAAGTGGCAGTAATACAGCCCGCCAATAGTGAGCGTTCTATGGCAGTAACTGTAATTGAGAATATTTTGCAGAGCAAACAAGAATTTGCTGGTGTTTTCGCAACGAATGATGATATGGCACTTGGTGCAGCGAAAGCGTTGGAAGATGGCGGTAAGAAAATGGTTGTGGTTGGTTTTGATGGTTCTCCAGATGCCTTGGCTTCGATTAGTGCAGGAAAACTTAATGCATCTGTGGCACAAAGCCCTTATAACATCGGTTTTAAAGGCGTAGAAGCAGCAGTTAAAGCCGCTAAAGGTGAAGCTGTTGAAAAACGAATTGACACTGGAACTGAAATCATTGATGTAGATAATGTTAAACAAAAGAGTGAAGAATTGAAAAAGATCCTAGGAAAATAA